The Daucus carota subsp. sativus chromosome 7, DH1 v3.0, whole genome shotgun sequence genome window below encodes:
- the LOC108195837 gene encoding cytochrome P450 736A117, which produces MADHLGQPANSPLLHPFVLSLISLALAILLVKRLFAASVSRQKLPPSPSKLPVIGHLHKLGKYPHLSLQRLSRKHGPLMLLRLGSVPTLIVSSAEAAQEVMKTHDLAFADRPRSKINEKLFYNFKDVASAPYGEYWRHMRSLCVIQLLSNKRVHDTRRVRENETALLVKKIVDSSPSVVDLSDLLMAYTNDIVSMSAFGQKFSEGESGRQLRRLMKEFVSVLGGFDIGTYIPRLAWFSSLLGLYNKADAVAKEFDEFLERIVDEHVNSSKGENVESSEDFVDVLLEIYKDQSITGFSVDRESIKAIVLDVLIGGTDTTYTVLEWAMAELLRHPEVMKKVQNELRLIGRNRSAILAQDDEKMPYLKAVIKETLRMHPPIPLLIPREARNDVNVMGYDIEAGTMVLINAYAIGREPALWDEPDEFRPERFLDSGIDYRGHDFQLIPFGAGRRSCPGISFAMVTNELVLANLLHKFDWELANGTKGEDLDMTETTGIATHKKEPLLAIAIPYSI; this is translated from the exons ATGGCTGATCATTTAGGGCAACCAGCAAATTCACCATTATTACACCCTTTTGTTCTCTCGCTTATATCCTTAGCTTTAGCAATCTTACTCGTGAAACGCCTCTTTGCAGCTTCAGTTAGCCGCCAAAAACTACCACCTTCTCCATCGAAACTCCCAGTCATCGGACACTTGCATAAATTAGGCAAGTATCCACATCTCTCGCTCCAAAGGTTGTCACGGAAACATGGACCACTCATGCTGCTACGCCTTGGTAGCGTACCAACACTCATTGTCTCCTCTGCTGAGGCAGCTCAGGAGGTCATGAAAACTCATGACTTAGCATTTGCAGATAGGCCTAGATCAAAGATTAACGAAAAGCTTTTTTATAACTTTAAGGATGTAGCGTCTGCGCCTTATGGAGAATACTGGAGGCATATGAGAAGTCTATGTGTCATCCAGCTTTTGAGTAACAAGAGAGTTCACGATACTAGGAGAGTGAGAGAGAATGAAACAGCCCTCCTGGTGAAGAAGATTGTTGATTCCTCCCCTTCCGTAGTAGACCTGAGCGATTTGTTGATGGCTTACACAAATGATATAGTTTCGATGTCAGCCTTTGGGCAGAAGTTCAGTGAGGGAGAGAGTGGGAGGCAGTTAAGGAGGTTAATGAAAGAGTTTGTGAGTGTATTGGGTGGATTTGACATTGGAACCTACATCCCGCGGCTTGCATGGTTTAGTAGTTTATTGGGTCTCTACAATAAAGCGGATGCAGTTGCTAAAGAGTTTGATGAATTTCTTGAAAGAATAGTTGATGAACATGTTAATTCTTCGAAAGGAGAAAACGTTGAAAGTTCAGAGGACTTTGTAGATGTTCTGCTTGAGATATACAAGGATCAGAGCATCACTGGCTTTTCTGTCGACAGAGAGAGCATCAAAGCTATAGTTCTG GATGTGTTAATAGGAGGAACAGATACTACCTACACAGTTTTAGAGTGGGCAATGGCAGAACTGCTAAGACACCCCGAGGTCATGAAAAAAGTGCAGAATGAGTTGAGATTGATTGGCAGAAACCGATCTGCCATACTCGCTCAAGATGATGAGAAGATGCCTTACTTGAAAGCAGTGATTAAAGAAACTCTTCGCATGCATCCTCCGATCCCATTATTAATTCCACGAGAAGCCAGGAACGATGTCAACGTTATGGGCTACGACATTGAGGCCGGAACCATGGTTCTTATAAACGCCTATGCAATCGGAAGAGAGCCTGCATTGTGGGACGAACCAGACGAGTTTAGGCCAGAGAGGTTCTTGGATTCTGGTATAGATTACAGAGGCCACGACTTCCAGCTCATCCCATTTGGAGCTGGAAGGAGGAGCTGCCCCGGAATTTCTTTTGCTATGGTCACTAACGAGTTGGTACTAGCAAATCTTCTACACAAGTTTGATTGGGAACTGGCAAACGGAACCAAGGGGGAAGATTTGGATATGACTGAGACCACTGGTATCGCAACTCATAAGAAAGAACCTCTTCTTGCTATCGCAATTCCTTATTCTATCTAA
- the LOC108195838 gene encoding E3 ubiquitin-protein ligase RGLG2 translates to MGGKSSKRSAPGRYSSFSSSSNSWSHNEYQQSTYPQPTQTYESARPPQSYGGRAPDTKKGPERKFAKINDNFNSLEQVTEALAHAGLESSNLIVGIDFTKSNEWTGARSFNRKSLHHIGDYQNPYEEAISIIGRTLASFDEDNLIPCFGFGDASTHDQEVFSFYPDEKYCDGFEEVLTRYRELVPQLRLAGPTSFAPVIEMAITIVEQSRGQYHVLLIIADGQVTRSVDTERGQLSHQERKTVEAIVKASEYPLSIILVGVGDGPWDMMREFDDNIPARAFDNFQFVNFTEIMSKNLNRSRKEAEFALAALMEIPSQYKATLELNILNAQRGKAIDRIPLPPPQYGMASRGASKPSQSTLLRPSGSSSYKQTPSVPSREPPSSSADADLCPICITNPRDMAFGCGHQTCCECGEDLQLCPICRSSIQTRIKLY, encoded by the exons ATGGGTGGAAAAAGTTCAAAACGTTCTGCCCCAGGCCGGTATTCGTCTTTCAGCTCTAGTTCAAATTCGTGGAGTCATAATGAGTATCAACAGTCCACCTATCCTCAACCAACACAAACATATGAATCGGCACGTCCCCCTCAAAGCTATGGTGGTCGGGCCCCTGATACTAAGAAAGGGCCAGAGcggaaatttgcaaaaataaatgaTAACTTCAACAGCTTAGAACAG GTTACTGAAGCTTTGGCACATGCTGGTCTGGAGTCATCAAATCTGATTGTTGGTATTGATTTCACCAAGAGCAATGAATGGACAG GTGCAAGATCATTTAATCGGAAAAGCTTGCATCACATAGGGGATTATCAGAATCCTTATGAAGAAGCGATATCAATAATTGGGCGGACATTAGCTTCGTTCGATGAAGATAATTTAATTCCTTGTTTTGGATTCGGAGATG CATCAACGCATGACCAAGAAGTGTTCAGTTTCTATCCGGATGAGAAATATTGTGATGGATTTGAGGAAGTGTTGACACGATATCGAGAGCTAGTCCCACAACTAAGACTTGCAG GTCCAACTTCTTTTGCTCCCGTTATTGAAATGGCGATTACTATTGTTGAACAAAGTCGTGGCCAGTATCATGTTTTGTTGATAATAGCTGATGGGCAG GTGACAAGAAGTGTCGATACTGAACGTGGTCAGCTAAGCCATCAGGAAAGAAAAACTGTAGAGGCAATTGTGAAAGCCAG TGAATACCCATTATCGATCATATTAGTTGGTGTTGGGGATGGACCCTGGGACATGATGCGAGAATTTGATGACAATATACCTGCTCGAGCCTTTGACAACTTCCAG TTTGTCAATTTTACAGAAATTATGTCAAAGAATCTAAACCGATCCAGGAAAGAGGCAGAGTTTGCCCTTGCAGCCTTAATGGAAATACCTTCCCAATATAAAGCAACGCTGGAGCTTAATATTTTGAA TGCACAGAGAGGTAAGGCAATAGACAGGATTCCTCTACCCCCACCTCAGTATGGTATGGCATCTCGAGGGGCATCAAAGCCTTCACAGTCTACTCTTTTACGTCCAAGTGGATCTTCTTCATATAAACAAACTCCATCCGTCCCTAGTAGAGAGCCTCCAAGTTCTTCAGCTGATGCCGAT CTATGTCCCATTTGCATTACTAATCCTAGAGACATGGCGTTCGGTTGTGGACATCAG ACATGTTGTGAATGTGGCGAGGACCTTCAGCTTTGCCCTATCTGTCGTAGCTCCATCCAGACAAGGATAAAGCTTTATTGA
- the LOC108195840 gene encoding vacuolar protein sorting-associated protein 22 homolog 1, which translates to MRRRPGIGGLQTAAAARDQYRLLGENVAKLRTDLMKEQLSTFRSQLEDFARKHKNDIRKNPAFRSQFHEMCAKVGVDPLASNKGFWAELLGIGDFYYELGVQIVDICLATRAHNGGLIKLEELCKILCQRRKGAREAVSEDDCLRAISKLKVLGSGFEVISVGKRKLVRSVPTELNKDHNEILEMAQAQGFVTVEEVERRLSWSSGRAIDALETLLDEGLAMIDDGHRDGRRRYWFPCVSSISSYVGAETI; encoded by the exons ATGAGACGCCGACCTGGAATTGGTGGATTGCAGACTGCTGCAGCTGCTAgg GATCAATACAGATTACTAGGAGAAAATGTAGCAAAACTAAGAACAGATTTGATGAAAGAGCAGCTCTCCACCTTCCGCTCCCAATTAGAAGACTTCGCTCGCAAACACAAG AATGATATTCGTAAGAACCCCGCGTTTCGGTCTCAATTCCATGAGATGTGTGCTAAAGTTGGTGTTGATCCTCTTGCCTCTAATAAGGGTTTCTGGGCTGAGCTTCTCGGCATTGGTGACTTCTATTATGAACTCG GAGTGCAAATTGTTGATATATGCCTGGCTACTAGAGCTCATAATGGAGGTCTGATCAAGTTGGAGGAACTCTGTAAAATTCTATGCCAAAGACGGAAAGGTGCTCGTGAAGCTGTCTCCGAAGATGACTGTTTACGTGCTATAAGTAAACTGAAG GTATTAGGCAGTGGTTTTGAGGTGATTTCTGTTGGAAAAAGAAAGCTTGTCCGATCTGTTCCTACTGAACTGAACAAGGACCACAATGAAATTTTAGAGATGGCTCAG GCTCAGGGATTTGTTACTGTTGAAGAGGTAGAGAGACGGCTATCCTGGTCATCTGGCCGTGCGATCGATGCCCTCGAAACTTTATTGGAT GAGGGCCTTGCCATGATAGATGATGGCCACCGAGATGGACGACGCCGATACTGGTTCCCCTGTGTATCGTCCATATCTTCATATGTTGGAGCTGAAACAATATAA
- the LOC108195839 gene encoding rhodanese-like domain-containing protein 11, chloroplastic: MDALGIVLSPPPFSSSRYSQEISSRHCCSFTSSLSCSLKFAAPIHSLRAVRMQGDGEDFELKQAKDMAAARKRWEALVREGKVKPLTPKEAGYAVQLSNTTLLDVRPATEHQKAWVKGSTWIPVFDVESTFNAGTLPKKVTNFMMGGWWSGVPTLSYNTQFLSEAESKFSKDKDLILACQKGLRSLAACEILYNAGYRNLFWVQGGLEAAEEEDLEREGPQPFKFAGIGGLSEFLGWTDQQRAAAAKEGWAYRLVFSVRLVAIFIAADALFIGAQQAARYLQDIRSQ; the protein is encoded by the exons ATGGATGCCTTGGGAATCGTGCTCTCACCTCCCCCCTTCTCTTCTTCTCGTTACAGTCAAGAAATCTCCTCAAGACATTGCTGTAGCTTCACTTCTTCACTCTCTTGTTCTCTGAAATTTGCAGCCCCCATTCAT AGTTTGAGGGCTGTTAGAATGCAAGGAGATGGTGAAGATTTTGAGCTGAAGCAGGCTAAAGATATGGCTGCTGCTAGAAAAAGATGGGAAGCtttg GTCAGGGAGGGGAAAGTGAAGCCTCTTACCCCAAAGGAAGCTGGCTATGCAGTTCAACTTTCCAACACAACCCTTCTTGATGTTCGTCCAGCTACAGAACATCAAAAG GCTTGGGTTAAAGGCTCAACTTGGATTCCAGTCTTTGATGTTGAGAGTACATTTAATGCGGGAACTCTGCCCAAGAAGGTCACAAATTTCATGATGG GAGGTTGGTGGAGTGGTGTGCCTACATTATCTTATAACAC TCAGTTTTTATCAGAAGCTGAAAGTAAGTTCTCAAAGGATAAAGATCTTATTTTGGCATGCCAGAAAGGATTGAG ATCTCTAGCGGCTTGTGAGATATTGTACAATGCCGGTTACAGAAACCTTTTCTGGGTTCAGGGGGGACTAGAGGCTGCTGAAGAAGAG GATCTTGAAAGGGAAGGTCCACAGCCGTTCAAGTTTGCGGGCATTGGTGGGCTTTCAGAGTTTCTTGG TTGGACTGACCAGCAAAGAGCAGCTGCTGCCAAGGAGGGTTGGGCCTACCGTTTAGTTTTCTCAGTTCGCTTG GTTGCAATCTTCATTGCCGCTGATGCCCTGTTTATAGGGGCTCAACAAGCTGCTCGTTATCTCCAGGATATAAGATCTCAGTGA